In Caballeronia sp. Lep1P3, a single genomic region encodes these proteins:
- a CDS encoding HAD-IIIA family hydrolase, which yields MKPAVFLDKDGTLLDDVPYNVDPARMRLAAGARDALATFARMNVPVVVISNQSGVALGKFAEAALVDVERKLHALAAECGARLAGVYWCPHHPQGTVTRYACACDCRKPAPGMIQRAARELGLDLQRSWFVGDILDDIEAGHRAGCRAVLIDNGNETLWQRGPLREPDAIAKDMSEAARIIGRAWHETEIAT from the coding sequence ATGAAGCCCGCCGTCTTTCTGGACAAGGACGGCACGCTGCTCGACGACGTGCCCTACAACGTCGATCCCGCGAGGATGCGTCTCGCCGCAGGTGCGCGCGATGCGCTCGCCACGTTCGCGCGCATGAACGTGCCGGTGGTCGTCATCAGCAATCAAAGCGGCGTTGCGCTCGGCAAGTTCGCGGAAGCCGCACTCGTCGATGTCGAACGAAAGCTGCATGCGCTTGCGGCCGAATGCGGCGCGCGGCTCGCGGGCGTCTACTGGTGCCCGCATCATCCGCAAGGAACGGTGACGCGCTACGCGTGCGCATGCGATTGCCGCAAGCCCGCGCCCGGCATGATTCAACGCGCGGCGCGCGAGCTTGGACTCGATCTTCAGCGAAGCTGGTTCGTCGGCGACATCCTCGACGATATCGAAGCGGGCCATCGCGCCGGTTGCCGCGCGGTCCTCATCGACAATGGCAACGAGACGCTATGGCAACGCGGTCCGCTGCGCGAGCCGGACGCCATTGCGAAGGACATGAGCGAAGCGGCGCGCATCATCGGGCGTGCATGGCACGAGACGGAGATCGCGACATGA
- a CDS encoding glycosyltransferase family 1 protein: protein MKIALVSEHASPLAVAGGVDSGGQNIYVAHVARHLARNGHQVDVFTRRDRSLLPLVSRFEGIRGIRVINVPAGPPVQLPKEQLLPHMDEFARFMIGFFKKQATPYHVVHANFFMSGLVGMRIKEALGTPLVTTFHALGRVRRIHQGAGDGFPDERFDIEDALVRESDSVIAECPQDEADLVSLYRAQRERIDLVPCGFDSTEFHPMKKAEARERLGWPQDRFIVLQLGRMVPRKGIDNVVRGIGICNRELNEDAHLYVIGGNSDEANEIATPEIGRLRGIARDCGVADKVNFLGRHGRQRLKTFYNAADVFVTTPWYEPFGITPLEAMACGRPVIGADVGGIRYSVAHRETGLLVPPKDPASLADALAMLKRDSLLAERMGAAGLARARAMFTWSGVAQSLERVYARVAGVDIAQDLDNRRAAYGSATA, encoded by the coding sequence ATGAAGATCGCACTTGTCAGTGAGCATGCGTCGCCTCTCGCGGTGGCGGGCGGCGTCGATAGCGGCGGCCAGAACATCTACGTCGCGCATGTCGCGCGGCACCTCGCGCGCAACGGCCATCAGGTCGATGTCTTCACGCGACGCGACCGTTCCCTTCTTCCGCTCGTGTCGCGTTTCGAAGGCATTCGCGGCATCCGGGTCATCAATGTGCCGGCGGGTCCGCCCGTGCAATTGCCCAAGGAACAGCTTCTGCCGCACATGGATGAGTTCGCCCGTTTCATGATCGGCTTCTTCAAGAAGCAGGCAACGCCCTATCACGTCGTGCATGCGAACTTCTTCATGTCGGGACTCGTCGGCATGCGAATCAAGGAAGCGCTCGGCACGCCGCTCGTCACCACGTTTCATGCGCTCGGCCGCGTGCGGCGCATTCATCAGGGCGCGGGCGACGGCTTTCCTGACGAGCGTTTCGATATTGAAGACGCGCTCGTGCGTGAATCCGATTCCGTTATTGCCGAATGTCCCCAGGACGAAGCGGATCTCGTCTCGCTCTATCGCGCGCAACGCGAGCGCATCGACCTCGTGCCGTGCGGCTTCGACAGCACCGAGTTCCATCCGATGAAGAAGGCCGAAGCGCGCGAGCGCCTGGGCTGGCCGCAGGACCGCTTCATCGTGTTGCAGCTCGGACGCATGGTGCCGCGCAAAGGCATCGACAACGTGGTGCGCGGCATCGGCATCTGCAATCGCGAACTGAACGAGGACGCGCATCTCTATGTGATCGGCGGCAACTCCGACGAAGCCAATGAGATTGCTACGCCGGAAATAGGCCGCTTGCGTGGCATCGCAAGAGACTGCGGCGTGGCCGACAAGGTCAACTTTCTCGGCAGGCATGGCAGGCAGCGCCTGAAGACCTTCTATAACGCCGCCGATGTGTTCGTCACGACGCCGTGGTACGAGCCGTTCGGCATCACGCCGCTCGAAGCGATGGCCTGCGGCCGGCCCGTAATCGGCGCGGACGTGGGCGGCATCCGCTATTCGGTCGCGCATCGCGAGACTGGACTGCTCGTGCCACCGAAGGACCCAGCCTCGCTCGCCGATGCGCTCGCCATGCTCAAACGCGATTCCCTGCTTGCCGAACGCATGGGCGCGGCGGGCCTCGCGCGTGCACGCGCGATGTTCACATGGTCGGGCGTCGCGCAATCGCTGGAGCGCGTCTATGCGCGCGTCGCGGGCGTCGATATCGCACAGGATCTCGACAACCGGCGCGCGGCATACGGCAGCGCCACGGCATGA
- a CDS encoding glycosyltransferase family 2 protein — translation MSALAQPFTRPAHDDAARVSVVVLTFNRADQVLDTLARLAALPDRIDIVVVDNASSDDTAERIRQAFPFVELVIAPANMGAAGRNLGVARVRTEYVAFCDDDTWWDAGSLTRAADILDAAPRVAVLSARVVVGERGEPDETCERMRASPLGASGLPGPALIGYMAGASVFRTSVFRKMGGYEPRLFIGGEESLLALDMLDHGHALVYADELVLHHHPSPIRDSALRRRLLARNAAWVAWLRLPLREALHATVQAFAVMRREGMLWRDAVEMLRGLPWALAHRRIVSSHVRTMRSIVREDDRRLAQIRRPSEQPTHNM, via the coding sequence ATGAGCGCGCTTGCCCAGCCATTCACACGCCCCGCGCATGACGATGCCGCGCGCGTGAGCGTGGTGGTGCTGACGTTCAACCGCGCGGATCAGGTGCTCGATACGCTTGCAAGGCTGGCCGCGCTGCCTGATCGCATCGATATCGTCGTCGTCGACAATGCCTCGTCGGACGATACCGCCGAGCGCATACGGCAAGCGTTTCCCTTCGTCGAACTGGTGATCGCGCCGGCGAACATGGGCGCGGCGGGCCGCAATCTCGGCGTTGCGCGCGTGCGGACGGAATACGTCGCGTTCTGCGACGACGATACCTGGTGGGATGCGGGTTCGCTCACGCGCGCCGCAGACATACTCGATGCGGCGCCGCGCGTCGCGGTGTTGAGCGCGCGCGTCGTGGTCGGTGAACGCGGCGAGCCCGACGAAACCTGCGAGCGCATGCGCGCGAGTCCGCTTGGCGCGAGCGGGCTGCCGGGGCCGGCGCTCATCGGCTATATGGCGGGCGCGAGCGTCTTTCGCACGAGCGTATTTCGAAAGATGGGCGGTTACGAGCCGCGTCTTTTCATCGGCGGCGAGGAGTCGCTGCTTGCGCTCGACATGCTCGATCACGGCCATGCGCTCGTTTATGCCGATGAACTCGTGCTGCATCACCATCCCTCGCCCATTCGCGACAGCGCATTGCGCCGGCGTCTGCTCGCGCGCAATGCCGCGTGGGTCGCATGGCTGCGCCTGCCTTTGCGCGAGGCGCTGCATGCGACTGTGCAAGCGTTTGCCGTGATGCGTCGCGAAGGCATGCTATGGCGCGACGCCGTCGAGATGTTGCGTGGCCTGCCGTGGGCGCTTGCGCATCGGCGCATCGTTAGCAGCCACGTTCGCACGATGCGATCGATCGTTCGCGAGGACGACCGTCGTCTTGCACAAATAAGGCGTCCGTCTGAACAGCCTACACACAACATGTAA
- a CDS encoding PIG-L deacetylase family protein, which produces MIDVSPRTLLISPHLDDAVFGCGASLAGNAGTLVCTVFTGCPAADVATDWDAHCGFANARQAMSARIEEDRRALGVLGATPLYLDFLDSQYVPHAPDASKPTPEKIARALLDAIDEHRPDALMIPLGLFHSDHALVHEAACEAWLRHPELSCIGYEESLYRCMRGLLQERLKDLSARGIDATPLNARPPAHADAERRDALKRRAVNAYESQLKAFGPDGYDDVFLPERFWTLQRAESGR; this is translated from the coding sequence ATGATCGATGTCTCGCCCCGAACGCTGCTGATCTCCCCTCACCTCGACGACGCCGTGTTCGGTTGCGGCGCGTCGCTCGCCGGCAATGCGGGCACCCTCGTGTGCACCGTGTTCACCGGATGCCCCGCCGCCGATGTCGCCACCGACTGGGACGCGCACTGCGGCTTTGCGAACGCGCGGCAAGCGATGAGCGCGCGTATCGAAGAAGACCGGCGTGCGCTCGGCGTGCTCGGCGCCACGCCGCTATATCTCGACTTTCTGGATTCGCAGTACGTTCCGCACGCGCCCGATGCGTCGAAGCCCACGCCAGAAAAGATCGCGCGCGCGTTGCTCGATGCCATCGACGAACATCGGCCCGACGCGTTGATGATCCCGCTCGGTCTCTTCCATTCCGATCACGCGCTCGTGCACGAAGCCGCATGCGAAGCATGGTTACGGCATCCGGAGTTGAGTTGCATCGGGTATGAGGAATCGTTATACCGTTGCATGCGCGGGCTCTTGCAGGAGCGCCTGAAGGACCTGTCGGCGCGCGGCATCGACGCCACACCACTCAATGCGCGCCCGCCCGCACACGCCGATGCCGAGCGCCGCGATGCGCTCAAGCGCCGCGCAGTGAACGCCTATGAGAGTCAGTTGAAGGCATTCGGCCCAGACGGATACGACGACGTGTTCCTGCCCGAACGCTTCTGGACACTCCAACGCGCGGAGAGCGGCCGATGA
- a CDS encoding FAD-dependent monooxygenase: protein MPETTDVLIAGAGPVGLLLAAELCRDGVDVRIVDPHDERAFFVKALGVTARTLELFDDLDVAREAIEAGVWITSADAYKDGALATSTDIPREGLPYGALSLAQYETERILERALHRHGGRVEYGTAFLDFVDDEDNGGLLCRLQGTQGDVREFRCRWLVGCDGARSTVRRHLNVPFEGDQYAQTFMLADVDVDWPLRRGPMYRFSQSAREGRGATTLAAVPVRGSAQRYRLSTVLLPDDAARLASVLAPDFGQVERIMQPALPEGTRLSSMRWSSVYRVSHRIAQHYARGRVFLAGDAAHIHPPVGGQGMNTGLQDAHNLAWKLALAARGLAGPSLLSSYEDERRPVGLDVVESTSRALNTVLTHGDVRPAMRETQLLVGYRGSPIVEDECAGLAPDLPAPGDRVPEVGGLVEDFIGHRQRLAAHIGGGRHTLIGYLSDDRDDTNDNQRASFAAAANAWRATLGPNANAVAIMARGAADASRDSNESWHALTDAAGEFAAAFGARGGMAWAIRPDGHIGYRTGACSAEALLAWLGKALGRTNG from the coding sequence ATGCCCGAAACGACCGATGTGTTGATTGCAGGCGCGGGTCCGGTCGGCCTGCTGCTTGCCGCCGAATTGTGTCGCGATGGCGTCGATGTGCGCATCGTCGATCCACACGACGAGCGCGCGTTCTTCGTGAAGGCGCTGGGCGTGACGGCGCGCACGCTCGAACTCTTCGACGATCTCGACGTCGCGCGCGAGGCGATCGAAGCCGGCGTCTGGATCACGAGCGCCGATGCCTACAAGGACGGCGCGCTCGCCACCAGCACCGACATCCCGCGCGAGGGCCTTCCCTACGGCGCGCTTTCGCTCGCGCAGTACGAGACCGAGCGCATTCTGGAGCGCGCGTTGCATCGGCATGGCGGGCGCGTCGAATATGGAACCGCGTTCCTCGATTTCGTCGACGACGAAGACAACGGCGGCTTGCTGTGCCGTCTGCAAGGCACGCAGGGCGACGTGCGCGAGTTTCGGTGCCGCTGGCTCGTCGGCTGCGACGGCGCGCGCAGTACGGTGCGGCGGCATCTGAACGTGCCGTTCGAGGGCGACCAGTATGCGCAGACCTTCATGCTCGCCGATGTGGACGTCGACTGGCCGCTGCGGCGCGGGCCGATGTATCGCTTCAGCCAGTCGGCGCGCGAGGGTCGCGGCGCGACGACGCTCGCCGCCGTGCCGGTGCGTGGCTCTGCACAGCGCTATCGTCTGTCGACGGTCCTTCTTCCCGACGATGCCGCCCGCCTCGCGTCGGTGCTCGCGCCGGATTTCGGGCAAGTCGAGCGCATCATGCAGCCGGCCTTGCCCGAGGGAACGCGGCTGTCGTCGATGCGCTGGTCGTCCGTCTATCGCGTGAGTCATCGCATTGCGCAGCATTACGCGCGCGGGCGCGTGTTTCTTGCGGGCGATGCCGCGCACATTCATCCGCCGGTCGGCGGTCAGGGCATGAACACCGGCTTGCAGGACGCCCACAATCTCGCGTGGAAGCTGGCGCTCGCCGCGCGCGGGCTCGCGGGGCCGTCGCTGCTTTCCAGTTACGAGGACGAGCGGCGGCCGGTCGGCTTGGATGTCGTCGAATCGACGAGTCGCGCGTTGAACACTGTCCTAACGCACGGCGACGTGCGCCCCGCGATGCGCGAAACGCAGTTGCTCGTCGGCTATCGCGGCAGTCCGATCGTCGAGGACGAGTGCGCCGGTCTCGCGCCCGATCTGCCCGCGCCCGGCGACCGCGTGCCGGAGGTCGGCGGGCTCGTGGAGGATTTCATCGGGCATCGCCAACGTCTCGCCGCGCATATCGGCGGCGGACGGCATACGCTCATCGGCTATTTGTCTGACGACCGCGACGATACCAATGACAATCAGCGCGCGTCTTTCGCCGCCGCCGCGAACGCGTGGCGCGCGACGCTCGGTCCGAATGCGAACGCAGTGGCGATCATGGCGCGCGGCGCGGCGGACGCGTCGCGGGATTCGAACGAGTCGTGGCACGCGCTCACCGATGCGGCGGGCGAGTTCGCCGCGGCATTCGGCGCACGCGGCGGCATGGCGTGGGCGATTCGACCGGACGGCCATATCGGATACCGAACCGGCGCCTGTTCCGCCGAAGCGCTGCTCGCGTGGCTCGGCAAGGCGCTTGGCCGCACGAACGGCTAA
- a CDS encoding MFS transporter — MNNDTQPERVNYLAVVSVLLGTFLGNLDSSIANVALPTIAHNLSRGAADTVWVVTAYQLAVAVSVLPLAALGEMLGFKRVFLWGVVLFTLASVGCTAASTLPVLVAARALQGIGGACMSTIVPALLRQVYPPRLVGRGIALLGLTVALSAALGPTVAAGILSVAGWRWLFAVNVPLGVFGLFLASAMLPPGVPNAARRFDYAGATLSALAIALVILGVGGLGAGEGQSGDACLHALPVIEIALGCVAGFALIRHQRGRAAPLVPLDLLRIPILALSSVTSICSYVAQTLAYLALPFMLQHQFARSATTTGLLVTPWPLVIVFVAPLAGRLSDRRAPGLIGGIGLGIMTAGLCLLIGLPASPSNVDIAWRVAVCGIGFGFFQTPNNRIMLTSAPHERSGAAGGLMTMARMIGLSLGAALAAVAFGVYGQGGALVALVGAAASALLGVVAGVVRVVKTR, encoded by the coding sequence ATGAACAACGACACACAGCCAGAACGCGTCAATTATTTGGCGGTCGTCTCCGTGCTTCTGGGGACGTTTCTCGGCAATCTCGATTCATCCATCGCGAATGTCGCGTTGCCAACGATCGCGCACAACTTGTCGCGCGGCGCGGCCGATACCGTGTGGGTCGTCACCGCGTATCAGCTCGCGGTCGCGGTTTCGGTGCTGCCGCTTGCCGCGCTCGGTGAAATGCTCGGCTTCAAGCGCGTTTTTCTGTGGGGCGTCGTGCTCTTCACGCTGGCGTCGGTCGGCTGCACGGCGGCCTCGACGCTGCCGGTGCTCGTCGCTGCGCGCGCATTGCAGGGGATCGGCGGGGCGTGCATGTCCACCATCGTTCCCGCGCTCTTGCGACAGGTCTATCCGCCGAGGCTCGTCGGACGCGGCATCGCGCTGCTCGGGCTGACGGTCGCGCTATCGGCCGCGCTCGGGCCGACCGTCGCGGCGGGCATTCTCTCGGTCGCCGGATGGCGCTGGCTGTTCGCCGTCAACGTGCCGCTCGGCGTATTCGGCCTCTTTCTTGCCAGCGCGATGCTGCCGCCCGGCGTGCCGAACGCCGCACGCCGCTTCGACTACGCGGGCGCCACGCTGAGCGCGCTCGCCATCGCGCTCGTCATTCTGGGCGTAGGCGGCCTGGGCGCAGGCGAGGGACAGAGCGGCGATGCGTGCCTGCACGCGCTGCCCGTCATCGAGATCGCGCTCGGGTGCGTGGCGGGCTTCGCGCTCATCCGGCATCAGCGTGGACGGGCCGCGCCGCTCGTGCCGCTCGATCTGTTGCGCATTCCGATACTCGCGCTCTCTTCGGTGACGTCGATCTGTTCGTATGTCGCGCAGACGCTCGCGTATCTCGCGCTGCCGTTCATGCTTCAGCATCAGTTTGCCCGCAGCGCGACGACGACCGGCCTGCTCGTCACGCCGTGGCCGCTCGTAATCGTGTTCGTTGCGCCGCTCGCCGGACGCTTGTCGGACCGGCGCGCGCCGGGGCTGATCGGCGGCATCGGGCTCGGCATCATGACGGCGGGGCTGTGCTTGCTGATCGGCTTGCCGGCGTCGCCGTCCAACGTGGACATCGCGTGGCGCGTCGCGGTGTGCGGCATCGGCTTCGGCTTCTTTCAGACGCCAAACAATCGCATCATGCTGACGTCCGCGCCGCACGAACGCAGCGGCGCGGCAGGCGGCCTCATGACGATGGCGCGCATGATCGGCCTTTCGCTCGGCGCGGCGCTCGCGGCCGTGGCATTCGGCGTTTACGGGCAGGGCGGTGCGCTCGTCGCGCTGGTGGGCGCGGCGGCATCGGCGCTGCTCGGGGTAGTGGCCGGTGTCGTGCGAGTGGTCAAGACGCGGTGA
- a CDS encoding four-helix bundle copper-binding protein yields MSDYIDCIAALDRCAAACDNCASACIAEAHLPDMEKCIRLDLDCAAVCRFTSEALARDTQFMRDFCDLCARLCDACADECSRHPAAHCQACSDACRSAAEACRAM; encoded by the coding sequence ATGAGCGATTACATCGACTGCATCGCCGCGCTCGACCGGTGCGCCGCAGCGTGCGACAACTGCGCGTCGGCGTGCATAGCGGAAGCGCACCTGCCGGATATGGAAAAGTGCATCCGTCTGGATCTGGATTGCGCTGCGGTATGCCGTTTCACATCGGAGGCGCTCGCACGCGACACGCAGTTCATGCGCGACTTCTGCGACTTGTGCGCGCGTCTCTGCGACGCGTGTGCGGACGAGTGCAGCCGTCATCCCGCCGCGCATTGCCAGGCGTGCAGCGACGCATGCCGCAGCGCCGCCGAAGCCTGCCGCGCGATGTAG
- a CDS encoding glycoside hydrolase family 15 protein, with protein sequence MAHASQQLPSAALPVDARGAIGNMKTVALVSLRGAIDFMCYPRIDSPTLFAALLDSERGGVFSIAPRDIDANVKQMYLPETNVLLTRFMTGEGVCELLDLMPVPSSEARVEDVPNCVMRIVRIVYGRMTLDVRCDPRFDYARVAHSAHAVEKGVEFRPADGGGPLQLRASVPLSIEDDGARATLEMSEGESACFALGAAGEMHKLASKEKFDGMLHETIAFWKEWSSRSTYRGRYREVVLRSALTLKLLSSDEHGAIVASPTFGLPEAQDGSRRWDYRYTWIRDAAFSVYALLRLGYTGEAERFMRWIAERNRDCSSDGSLSVMYAVDGEEAPDETALSSLGESSPGELVVGNGARGQTQLDVYGALLDSVYLYNKYGAAISYQGWRHVTRTVDYVVEHWREADHGIWEFRNGKRPLLHSRLMCWVTVDRALRLAQKRSLPAPLATWFKTRDDIHRDIHEQFFNETLQAFVQTPGSSTLDASALMMPLVRFIGPKDPRWIGTLDAIGRDLRVDPLIFRYTRGTTLDGLPGMEGGFSACSFWYAEALARAGRVDEGRLVFEKMLAYANHLGLFSEEVATNGAALGNFPQALTHLALISAAYQLDRDLDRAHVAWT encoded by the coding sequence ATGGCGCATGCATCACAGCAGTTGCCGTCCGCCGCGTTGCCTGTCGATGCGCGCGGCGCAATCGGCAACATGAAGACAGTCGCGCTCGTATCGCTGCGCGGCGCGATCGATTTCATGTGCTATCCGCGCATCGATTCCCCGACGCTTTTCGCGGCGCTGCTCGATAGCGAACGCGGCGGCGTGTTCTCCATTGCCCCGCGCGACATCGACGCGAACGTCAAGCAGATGTATCTGCCCGAGACCAACGTGCTGCTTACGCGCTTCATGACGGGCGAGGGCGTCTGCGAGCTGCTCGATCTCATGCCGGTGCCATCGTCCGAGGCGCGCGTCGAGGACGTGCCCAATTGCGTGATGCGGATCGTGCGCATCGTGTACGGGCGCATGACGCTCGATGTGCGATGCGATCCGCGCTTCGACTATGCACGCGTCGCGCATAGCGCACATGCGGTGGAGAAGGGCGTCGAGTTCAGACCCGCGGACGGCGGCGGCCCGCTGCAGTTGCGCGCGAGCGTGCCGCTTTCGATCGAAGACGATGGCGCGCGGGCAACGCTCGAAATGAGCGAGGGTGAATCGGCCTGCTTCGCGCTCGGCGCTGCCGGCGAGATGCACAAGCTCGCATCGAAAGAGAAGTTCGACGGCATGCTGCATGAGACCATCGCGTTCTGGAAAGAATGGTCGTCGCGTTCGACGTATCGCGGGCGCTACCGCGAAGTCGTATTGCGCTCGGCGCTCACGCTCAAGCTGTTGAGTTCGGACGAACACGGCGCGATCGTCGCGTCGCCGACGTTCGGCTTGCCCGAAGCACAGGACGGCTCGCGTCGCTGGGACTATCGCTATACATGGATACGCGATGCCGCGTTCTCGGTCTACGCGCTGCTGCGTCTCGGCTACACGGGCGAAGCAGAACGGTTCATGCGATGGATCGCTGAACGCAATCGCGATTGCAGCTCGGATGGCTCGCTCAGCGTCATGTACGCGGTGGATGGCGAGGAAGCGCCGGACGAGACGGCGCTGTCGAGCCTCGGTGAATCGTCGCCGGGCGAACTGGTCGTCGGCAACGGCGCGCGCGGGCAAACGCAGCTCGATGTCTACGGCGCGCTGCTCGATTCTGTCTACCTCTACAACAAGTACGGCGCGGCGATCTCATATCAGGGGTGGCGGCATGTGACGCGCACCGTCGATTACGTCGTCGAGCACTGGCGCGAGGCGGATCACGGCATATGGGAATTCCGCAATGGCAAGCGGCCGCTGCTGCATTCGCGGCTGATGTGCTGGGTGACGGTCGATCGCGCGCTGCGCCTCGCGCAAAAGCGCTCGCTGCCCGCGCCGCTCGCAACGTGGTTCAAGACCCGCGACGACATTCACCGCGACATTCACGAGCAGTTCTTCAACGAGACGTTGCAGGCGTTCGTGCAGACGCCTGGATCGTCGACGCTCGATGCTTCTGCGCTGATGATGCCGCTCGTGCGGTTCATCGGGCCGAAAGATCCGCGCTGGATCGGCACGCTCGATGCGATCGGCCGCGATTTGCGCGTCGATCCGCTGATCTTTCGCTATACGCGCGGCACGACGCTCGATGGCCTTCCAGGAATGGAAGGCGGTTTCAGCGCGTGTTCGTTCTGGTACGCGGAAGCGCTCGCGCGCGCGGGGCGCGTGGACGAGGGTCGGCTCGTCTTCGAGAAGATGCTCGCGTATGCAAACCACCTCGGGCTGTTTTCGGAGGAAGTCGCGACGAACGGCGCAGCGCTCGGCAACTTTCCGCAGGCGTTGACGCATCTCGCGCTGATCAGTGCGGCGTATCAACTGGACCGGGATCTCGACCGGGCGCATGTGGCGTGGACTTGA
- a CDS encoding RNA polymerase sigma factor: MTASLHSPRTRYADDERELVRRIVAGDSAAFECVMRLHNRRLYRLARATLRDDSDAEDALQAAYLCAYRSMNRFRGDSTLLTWLSRLVLNECFARLRTQKRRQNVIPMVNGIDVLDDEVCIAFDTDAPDRGAERAELRSLLERKLDELPASLRMVFVMRSVEEMTVEETAQSLGIPEATVRSRHFRARSALRDWLAHELDVAERDVFEFGGAQCDRVVARVLALVLGVGRQNGIG; the protein is encoded by the coding sequence ATGACTGCGTCGCTTCATAGTCCACGAACGCGCTACGCCGATGACGAGCGCGAACTCGTTCGGCGCATCGTGGCGGGAGACTCTGCTGCATTCGAATGCGTGATGCGGCTGCACAATCGACGGCTGTATCGCCTTGCGCGCGCCACGCTGCGCGATGATTCCGATGCCGAGGATGCGCTGCAGGCGGCGTATCTCTGCGCGTATCGTTCGATGAATCGCTTTCGCGGTGATTCGACGCTTCTCACCTGGCTATCGCGACTGGTCCTCAACGAATGCTTTGCGCGGTTGCGGACGCAGAAGCGTCGTCAGAACGTCATTCCAATGGTGAACGGTATTGACGTACTCGACGACGAAGTCTGCATAGCCTTCGATACCGATGCGCCTGACCGCGGCGCGGAACGCGCGGAACTGCGTTCCTTGCTGGAACGCAAGCTCGACGAACTGCCGGCTTCGCTGCGGATGGTCTTCGTGATGCGCTCGGTCGAGGAGATGACGGTCGAAGAGACTGCGCAAAGCCTCGGCATCCCTGAAGCGACGGTGCGCAGCCGGCATTTTCGTGCGCGGAGCGCTTTGCGCGACTGGCTTGCGCATGAGCTGGACGTTGCCGAACGGGACGTGTTCGAGTTCGGTGGCGCGCAGTGCGATCGCGTGGTGGCGCGCGTGCTTGCATTGGTGTTAGGCGTCGGGAGGCAAAATGGAATCGGCTAA
- a CDS encoding cupredoxin family copper-binding protein, with amino-acid sequence MLDRQCVVVALVCAACASASAAGPLAAPPNVRVVVIERMRFDPPDLVVRRGERVVWINKDLFAHTATAQSAAFDSQSIAPDASWSYVAKEPGRYPYRCMLHPTMRATLTVR; translated from the coding sequence GTGCTTGATCGACAGTGCGTAGTCGTCGCGCTCGTTTGCGCGGCGTGCGCGAGCGCGAGCGCGGCAGGACCGCTTGCGGCGCCGCCGAATGTGCGCGTCGTCGTGATCGAGCGGATGCGTTTCGACCCGCCCGATCTCGTGGTGCGGCGTGGCGAGCGCGTCGTATGGATCAACAAGGACCTGTTCGCGCATACGGCAACGGCGCAGTCCGCCGCGTTCGATTCGCAAAGCATCGCGCCCGATGCATCATGGTCGTATGTCGCCAAAGAGCCGGGCCGCTATCCGTACAGATGCATGCTGCATCCGACGATGCGTGCCACACTGACTGTTCGATGA
- a CDS encoding DUF4142 domain-containing protein — translation MKPIRIAALAATLMLAAHPSFSQQAAPTDAQIAAIVVAANQVDIDAGKLAASRTQTNDVKAFAERMVVDHGGVNKAAGELVQRLGVKPQENPTSESLKAGGEANITHLQTMNGASFDKAYIDHEVSYHEQVLSALDNTLIPGAHNAELKALLVKVRPAFVAHLEHARHLQASLEQGGA, via the coding sequence ATGAAGCCGATCCGTATCGCAGCCCTCGCCGCGACGCTGATGCTCGCGGCACACCCTTCTTTCTCGCAGCAGGCCGCACCAACCGATGCGCAAATCGCTGCCATTGTCGTCGCCGCGAATCAAGTGGACATCGACGCCGGCAAGCTCGCTGCATCGAGAACGCAAACGAACGACGTAAAGGCCTTTGCAGAACGGATGGTCGTGGATCATGGCGGCGTGAACAAAGCGGCCGGCGAACTCGTGCAAAGACTGGGCGTCAAGCCGCAAGAGAATCCGACGAGCGAGAGCCTGAAAGCGGGCGGCGAAGCCAACATCACGCATCTTCAGACAATGAACGGAGCGTCATTCGACAAGGCGTACATCGATCACGAGGTGAGCTATCACGAGCAGGTGTTAAGCGCGCTCGACAACACGCTCATCCCCGGCGCGCACAACGCCGAACTGAAGGCGCTGCTCGTGAAGGTGCGGCCTGCGTTCGTCGCGCATCTCGAGCATGCGCGCCATCTTCAGGCGTCGCTGGAGCAGGGCGGTGCTTGA